One window of the Passer domesticus isolate bPasDom1 chromosome 14, bPasDom1.hap1, whole genome shotgun sequence genome contains the following:
- the FAM81A gene encoding protein FAM81A isoform X2, with the protein MQNKGGGDRLARQLLEEHIRNITAIVRQLNRDIEMLQEQIRVRDNLSYGTNSTLKSLEMRQLSGLGDLRGRVARCDAGLARLSAEHKITYERLQSLSKDQHTSKLILESKIKEAEIQISHLLSRVEQSIMQQEAKLKIAYKESNQQLQVLDTKLKDAVEELSNQILSARSWLEQEHGRTEKELVQKIDQLSLTFKESTEMSERGIEMKFNQMAEKIERIEEMQKITMEAHEAKQTEEKLNIRIVRLQNEINEDIKEMKAEVNAGFAAIYESIGSLRQVLEAKMKLDRDELQKQIHQMKQEVPRWGEAGP; encoded by the exons ATGCAGAACAAAGGGGGGGGTGACCGGTTGGCAAGGCAACTCCTGGAGGAGCACATCCGAAACATAACTGCGATAGTGAGGCAGCTCAACCGGGACATCGAG ATGCTGCAGGAACAGATACGTGTCAGAGACAATCTCAGCTATGGAACAAATTCTACCCTGAAGAGTCTTGAAATGCGGCAGCTCTCTGGCCTGGGAGATCTTCGGGGAAGAGTTGCAAG GTGTGATGCTGGGTTAGCCAGGCTGTCTGCAGAGCATAAAATTACATATGAAAGACTTCAGAGTCTAAGTAAAGACCAACACACCTCCAAGCTGATCTTAGAATCTAAAATCAAAGAGGCAGAAATACAG ATTTCTCATCTGCTGAGCAGAGTAGAGCAATCGATAATGCAACaagaagcaaagctgaagaTTGCCTACAAAGAGAGCAACCAACAGCTGCAAGTTCTGGACACAAA ATTAAAAGATGCTGTTGAGGAGCTCAGCAATCAGATTTTGTCTGCACGGAGCTGGTTGGAGCAGGAACACGGAAGGACTGAGAAAGAGCTTGTACAAAAAATCGACCAACTCTCACTGACTTTTAAGGAAAGCACT GAAATGAGTGAGAGAGGTATTGAGATGAAATTCAACCAAATGGCAGAGAAAATTGAGAGAAtagaagaaatgcagaagatAACCATGGAGGCACATGAAGCAAAACAGACTGAAGAAAAGCTAAATATTCGCATTGTCAGACTTCAAAATGAGATAAATGAAGAtataaaagaaatgaaagctgaAGTCAATGCTG GGTTTGCAGCTATCTATGAGAGCATTGGCTCCCTACGGCAAGTTCTAGAAGCAAAAATGAAGCTGGACAGAGATGAACTACAGAAGCAGATCCACCAAATGAAGCAGGAGGTTCCGAGATGGGGAGAAGCTGGACCATGA
- the FAM81A gene encoding protein FAM81A isoform X1 — protein sequence MAHRSPIFPTLAPSERRVRNIPLHSQALTAVPLASASLVDQLEDRILSHEKTTAALVEHAFRIKEDIVSTLHRMQNKGGGDRLARQLLEEHIRNITAIVRQLNRDIEMLQEQIRVRDNLSYGTNSTLKSLEMRQLSGLGDLRGRVARCDAGLARLSAEHKITYERLQSLSKDQHTSKLILESKIKEAEIQISHLLSRVEQSIMQQEAKLKIAYKESNQQLQVLDTKLKDAVEELSNQILSARSWLEQEHGRTEKELVQKIDQLSLTFKESTEMSERGIEMKFNQMAEKIERIEEMQKITMEAHEAKQTEEKLNIRIVRLQNEINEDIKEMKAEVNAGFAAIYESIGSLRQVLEAKMKLDRDELQKQIHQMKQEVPRWGEAGP from the exons ATGGCCCACCGAAGCCCAATCTTCCCAACTCTTGCCCCTTCTGAAAG ACGGGTCCGAAACATCCCGCTGCACAGCCAGGCACTGACAGCGGTGCCGCTGGCATCCGCCAGCCTGGTGGATCAGCTGGAGGACAGAATCCTGAGCCATGAGAAAACAACAGCAGCTCTTGTGGAACACGCTTTTCGCATTAAGGAGGACATTGTTTCCACGCTGCACAGAATGCAGAACAAAGGGGGGGGTGACCGGTTGGCAAGGCAACTCCTGGAGGAGCACATCCGAAACATAACTGCGATAGTGAGGCAGCTCAACCGGGACATCGAG ATGCTGCAGGAACAGATACGTGTCAGAGACAATCTCAGCTATGGAACAAATTCTACCCTGAAGAGTCTTGAAATGCGGCAGCTCTCTGGCCTGGGAGATCTTCGGGGAAGAGTTGCAAG GTGTGATGCTGGGTTAGCCAGGCTGTCTGCAGAGCATAAAATTACATATGAAAGACTTCAGAGTCTAAGTAAAGACCAACACACCTCCAAGCTGATCTTAGAATCTAAAATCAAAGAGGCAGAAATACAG ATTTCTCATCTGCTGAGCAGAGTAGAGCAATCGATAATGCAACaagaagcaaagctgaagaTTGCCTACAAAGAGAGCAACCAACAGCTGCAAGTTCTGGACACAAA ATTAAAAGATGCTGTTGAGGAGCTCAGCAATCAGATTTTGTCTGCACGGAGCTGGTTGGAGCAGGAACACGGAAGGACTGAGAAAGAGCTTGTACAAAAAATCGACCAACTCTCACTGACTTTTAAGGAAAGCACT GAAATGAGTGAGAGAGGTATTGAGATGAAATTCAACCAAATGGCAGAGAAAATTGAGAGAAtagaagaaatgcagaagatAACCATGGAGGCACATGAAGCAAAACAGACTGAAGAAAAGCTAAATATTCGCATTGTCAGACTTCAAAATGAGATAAATGAAGAtataaaagaaatgaaagctgaAGTCAATGCTG GGTTTGCAGCTATCTATGAGAGCATTGGCTCCCTACGGCAAGTTCTAGAAGCAAAAATGAAGCTGGACAGAGATGAACTACAGAAGCAGATCCACCAAATGAAGCAGGAGGTTCCGAGATGGGGAGAAGCTGGACCATGA